In Paractinoplanes brasiliensis, the following proteins share a genomic window:
- the ppgK gene encoding polyphosphate--glucose phosphotransferase, producing the protein MAILGIDIGGSGVKGAPVDTATGELLAERHRVPTPQPSDVTSVIDAVAEVATQFEGGFDRVGITFPGVVVDGVTRTAANVDKSWIDAPAARLFSDRLGLPVSVLNDADAAGVAEVAYGAGRDQTGLIMMLTFGTGIGSALFLDGTLIPNTEFGHLELDGHDAESRAADRAREAEDLSWEKWAGRVRRYLSHVEMLLSPRLFVIGGGVSKKADRWLPLVEIRTPMVPAALLNNAGIIGAARIAEIDGRAAERDGVTPHEAGERVAG; encoded by the coding sequence ATGGCCATTCTCGGCATCGACATCGGCGGCTCCGGCGTCAAGGGCGCCCCGGTCGACACCGCCACCGGCGAGCTGCTCGCCGAGCGGCACCGGGTGCCGACCCCCCAGCCGTCCGACGTCACCAGCGTCATCGACGCCGTCGCCGAGGTCGCGACGCAGTTCGAGGGCGGCTTCGACCGGGTCGGCATCACCTTCCCCGGCGTGGTGGTCGACGGCGTCACGCGTACGGCGGCCAACGTCGACAAGTCCTGGATCGACGCCCCGGCCGCGCGGCTGTTCAGCGACCGGCTGGGCCTGCCGGTCTCGGTGCTCAACGACGCCGACGCCGCTGGTGTGGCCGAGGTGGCCTACGGCGCCGGCCGCGACCAGACCGGCCTGATCATGATGCTCACATTCGGTACGGGCATCGGCAGCGCGCTGTTCCTCGACGGCACCCTGATCCCGAACACCGAGTTCGGGCACCTCGAGCTCGACGGGCACGACGCCGAGTCCCGCGCCGCCGACCGCGCGCGCGAGGCCGAGGACCTGAGCTGGGAGAAGTGGGCGGGCCGGGTCCGGCGTTACCTGTCGCACGTCGAGATGCTGCTCTCGCCGCGCCTGTTCGTCATCGGCGGCGGCGTCAGCAAGAAGGCCGACCGATGGCTGCCGCTGGTCGAGATCCGCACCCCGATGGTGCCGGCCGCGCTGCTCAACAACGCGGGCATCATCGGGGCCGCGCGGATCGCCGAGATCGACGGCCGGGCCGCCGAGCGTGACGGCGTGACCCCGCACGAGGCCGGGGAAAGGGTGGCCGGCTGA
- a CDS encoding general stress protein — protein sequence MTTPHNPADNPTTAGGVPPGPAGVPSLPAQTQGSGGAPTVVVGAYPDYAQAQKAVDTLSDNKFPVERTAIIGTDLRLVENVLGRLTTGRAALAGAASGAWFGLFVGLLFGLFSDSGWFGVILVCLLIGAAWGAIFGAIAHAATGGRRDFASRSSIQAGQYAVVTDADVADQARQLLVQLNWQASGAQ from the coding sequence ATGACCACACCCCATAACCCCGCCGACAACCCGACTACCGCGGGCGGCGTCCCGCCCGGCCCCGCCGGAGTGCCCAGCCTGCCCGCACAGACCCAGGGCTCCGGCGGCGCGCCGACCGTCGTGGTCGGCGCCTACCCCGACTATGCGCAGGCGCAGAAGGCCGTCGACACGCTGTCGGACAACAAGTTCCCGGTCGAGCGGACCGCCATCATCGGCACCGACCTGCGCCTGGTCGAGAATGTGCTGGGCCGGCTCACCACGGGCCGGGCGGCGCTGGCGGGCGCGGCCAGCGGGGCCTGGTTCGGCCTCTTCGTCGGCCTGCTGTTCGGCCTGTTCAGCGACTCCGGCTGGTTCGGCGTGATCCTGGTCTGCCTGCTGATCGGCGCGGCCTGGGGCGCGATCTTCGGCGCGATCGCCCACGCCGCCACCGGCGGCCGCCGCGACTTCGCCTCCCGCTCGTCGATCCAGGCCGGCCAGTACGCGGTCGTCACCGACGCCGACGTCGCCGACCAGGCCCGCCAGCTCCTGGTCCAGCTCAACTGGCAGGCCAGCGGCGCCCAGTGA
- a CDS encoding PPOX class F420-dependent oxidoreductase, translated as MARTVATNTAVEREQLLEFLRPRHKAILMTTRRDGRPQASPNTCGVDPEGRMVISTYPERAKVYNLRRNPQVSVCVLSDDFGGPWVQVDGTAEVLDLPEALEPLVEYFRCISGEHPNWDEYRQAMRDQGKSLIRITIDRWGPIATGGFPARLADG; from the coding sequence ATGGCCCGCACCGTGGCGACCAACACCGCGGTCGAGCGCGAGCAGCTGCTCGAGTTCCTGCGCCCGCGGCACAAGGCCATCCTCATGACCACGCGCCGCGACGGCCGGCCGCAGGCCTCACCCAACACGTGCGGCGTCGACCCCGAGGGGCGCATGGTCATCTCGACCTACCCCGAGCGGGCCAAGGTCTACAACCTGCGGCGCAACCCGCAGGTCTCGGTCTGTGTGCTCTCCGACGACTTCGGCGGCCCGTGGGTGCAGGTCGACGGCACGGCCGAGGTGCTCGACCTGCCCGAGGCGCTCGAACCCCTGGTGGAGTATTTCCGCTGCATCTCGGGCGAGCACCCGAACTGGGACGAGTACCGCCAGGCCATGCGCGACCAGGGCAAGTCGCTGATCCGCATCACGATCGACCGCTGGGGTCCGATCGCCACGGGCGGCTTCCCCGCGCGCCTGGCCGACGGCTGA
- a CDS encoding SigE family RNA polymerase sigma factor yields MPDADSFDEFYRDTSARMVRYGYALTGDLAEAQDVVQEAYTRAWRHWRTVAAHPTPEGWLRLTVARLSTDRWRRLSGWRAAVRRAGPPEPVGPPNEDAVVLTTALRRLAAPTRQVVALHYLFDMPVADIAAEIGAPVGTVTSRLSRGRAELAAILAPATRTPEVTDAEH; encoded by the coding sequence ATGCCGGATGCGGACAGCTTCGACGAGTTCTACCGGGACACGTCCGCGCGCATGGTGCGCTACGGATACGCGCTGACCGGGGATCTGGCCGAGGCTCAGGATGTGGTGCAGGAGGCGTACACGCGTGCGTGGCGTCACTGGCGGACGGTGGCCGCGCACCCGACGCCGGAGGGCTGGCTGCGGCTGACCGTGGCCCGTCTGTCGACCGATCGGTGGCGGCGCCTCAGTGGCTGGCGGGCCGCCGTGCGCCGGGCCGGGCCGCCGGAACCGGTCGGGCCGCCGAACGAGGACGCCGTGGTGCTCACGACGGCCCTGCGGAGGCTCGCCGCGCCCACCCGGCAGGTTGTCGCCCTGCACTACCTGTTCGACATGCCGGTGGCCGACATCGCCGCCGAGATCGGGGCGCCCGTCGGCACCGTCACGTCGCGGCTGAGCCGTGGGCGGGCCGAGCTCGCCGCCATCCTCGCCCCCGCCACCCGGACGCCGGAGGTCACCGATGCCGAACACTGA
- a CDS encoding RNA polymerase sigma factor SigF translates to MTVHTKVPETAAELLITLAGVSAAHPARPRLRAQAIEAWLPLARHLAHRYAGRGEPTDDLVQTATVGLIKAVDKFDPSVGNDFAGYAIPTIIGEIKRHFRDRTWSVRVPRRLQELRLAITAANATLTHSLGRSPTVADVAAHLGIGEEDVLEGLEGARAYNTTSLSMPVNADGTKELGDTLGGEDSEFELAETRVALGPALATLGEREQRILVLRFYGNLTQAQIADQVGVSQMHVSRLLTKALVKLRDELGESWHDPQGREPAQP, encoded by the coding sequence ATGACCGTGCACACGAAAGTGCCGGAAACCGCCGCTGAGCTGCTGATCACCCTGGCCGGAGTGTCCGCTGCGCACCCCGCCCGTCCGCGTCTGCGGGCCCAGGCCATCGAGGCCTGGCTACCTCTCGCCCGTCACCTCGCCCACCGTTACGCGGGCCGCGGCGAGCCCACCGACGACCTCGTCCAGACCGCCACGGTCGGACTGATCAAGGCGGTCGACAAGTTCGACCCGTCCGTCGGCAACGACTTCGCGGGTTACGCGATCCCCACCATCATCGGCGAGATCAAGCGCCACTTCCGTGACCGGACGTGGTCGGTCCGGGTGCCGCGCCGGCTGCAGGAACTGCGTCTGGCCATCACCGCCGCCAACGCGACGCTCACCCATTCGCTGGGCCGTTCCCCGACGGTCGCCGACGTCGCCGCCCACCTGGGCATCGGCGAGGAAGATGTGCTGGAAGGCCTGGAGGGCGCGCGGGCCTACAACACGACCTCGCTTTCCATGCCGGTGAACGCCGACGGCACCAAGGAACTGGGCGACACCCTGGGCGGGGAGGATTCCGAGTTCGAGCTGGCCGAGACCCGGGTGGCGCTGGGGCCGGCGCTGGCCACCCTCGGCGAACGCGAGCAGAGGATCCTGGTGCTGCGTTTCTACGGCAACCTGACGCAGGCCCAGATCGCCGATCAGGTCGGTGTCTCCCAGATGCACGTGTCGCGGCTGCTGACCAAGGCTCTGGTCAAGTTGCGCGACGAACTCGGCGAGAGCTGGCATGACCCACAAGGGCGAGAGCCGGCACAACCCTAA